Proteins encoded by one window of Cloeon dipterum chromosome 4, ieCloDipt1.1, whole genome shotgun sequence:
- the LOC135943338 gene encoding ras-related protein Rap-2b: MPTMAPPGSTRSIRQFKRRFSLQPSSFLGRDDGSSTPRGGHSPSIDECSAAKDIVTKHRHKIVVMGPTKSGKTSLISQFLYGSFPDRYKRTVEEMHHGEFDVAGVRLTLDILDTSGAQEFPAMRALSISSADAFILVYALDESEESFEEVRQLRDLILSTKGVSAVPIVVIGNKLDLVEDKESQVEHETVESIVTLDWEHGYVQASAKDNKNVAKCFQELLNQAKVKYNLSPALRQRRRRQSLPAAPGSSPNHKSDKPLMTVMPPPMDADKLEKIREAGGEKRNSCVIS; this comes from the exons ATGCCCACAATGGCGCCTCCGGGCAGCACACGAAGCATCCGGCAATTCAAGCGGCGCTTCAGCCTCCAACCGTCTTCCTTCCTCGGACGTGACGACGGCAGCAGCACCCCCAGGGGCGGCCACTCCCCCAGCATTGACGAGTGCTCCGCCGCCAAAGACATAGTAACCAAGCACAGGCACAAAATCGTCGTTATGGGGCCCACAAAATCCG GTAAAACGTCTCTGATCTCACAATTTCTGTACGGCTCATTCCCCGATCGCTACAAGCGCACCGTCGAGGAGATGCACCACGGCGAGTTCGACGTGGCCGGCGTCCGCCTCACGCTGGACATCCTGGACACGTCGGGCGCTCAGGAGTTCCCGGCAATGCGGGCGCTGTCCATATCATCGGCGGACGCCTTCATTCTCGTCTACGCGCTCGACGAGTCGGAGGAGTCGTTCGAGGAGGTGCGTCAGCTGCGCGACCTCATCCTCTCGACCAAGGGCGTGTCGGCGGTACCAATTGTCGTCATCGGGAACAAACTGGACCTCGTCGAGGACAAGGAGAGCCAGGTGGAACACGAGACTGTCGAGTCGATCGTCACCCTCGATTGGGAGCATGGGTACGTGCAGGCATCGGCCAAGGACAACAAGAATGTAGCCAAGTGCTTCCAG GAGCTGCTGAATCAGGCAAAGGTGAAGTACAACCTGAGCCCGGCTctgcggcaacggcggcggcggcagtctCTGCCTGCGGCGCCAGGCTCCTCTCCGAACCACAAGTCGGACAAGCCGCTGATGACTGTCATGCCGCCACCGATGGACGCGGACAAGCTGGAGAAAATCAGGGAGGCCGGCGGCGAGAAACGCAACTCGTGCGTCATTTCCTAA